In the genome of Salmo trutta chromosome 18, fSalTru1.1, whole genome shotgun sequence, one region contains:
- the LOC115153147 gene encoding polycomb group RING finger protein 6-like isoform X1: protein MEDNTTELERPGCLSVGHQSEEATPTDGSRQNRVDNDGSKDHNGTSNNVDSDSEDEPELPLNQFYPYIRCTLCCGILIDSTTITECLHTFCKSCIVKHFFYSNRCPNCSIVVHQTQPLYNIKPDRQLQDIVYKMLPHLEDMERARMIDFYKQRGLEVPKPVMASPAVPVLKNQKQRRALLPQSVFAIPPELDVSLQLEFLGAEEGIDGYKPLERRYVRVSGDATVRHVALFIRRKMELSPTCQVDVVCGDHLLDCYQSLREVQSSMGDNALQDGLLILHFGLVLAGHT from the exons ATGGAGGACAACACCACGGAACTCGAAAGACCCGGTTGCTTGAGTGTCGGTCATCAGTCAGAAGAGGCGACACCAACCGATGGTAGCCGCCAGAACAGGGTCGACAACGATGGTTCGAAAGACCACAATGGGACATCCAATAATGTTGACTCGGATTCAGAGGATGAG CCTGAACTCCCTCTTAATCAATTTTACCCTTACATCCGCTGTACTCTCTGCTGCGGAATCCTCATTGATTCCACCACCATAACAGAGTGTCTGCACACTT TTTGTAAAAGCTGCATAGTGAAACACTTCTTCTACAGCAACAGGTGTCCCAATTGCAGCATTGTAGTCCACCAGACACAACCATTGTACAACATAAA ACCTGACAGACAGTTGCAAGATATTGTTTACAAGATGCTGCCACATCTGGAAGACA TGGAGAGAGCAAGGATGATTGATTTTTACAAACAGAGAGGACTGGAGGTACCTAAACCAG TGATGGCGTCCCCTGCGGTCCCTGTGCTGAAGAACCAGAAGCAGAGGAGGGCATTGCTGCCCCAGTCTGTCTTCGCCATCCCTCCTGAACTGGATGTGTCACTGCAGCTGGAGTTTTTGGG CGCGGAAGAAGGCATAGACGGCTATAAG CCTTTGGAGAGGCGGTATGTGCGAGTATCGGGGGATGCCACTGTCCGCCATGTGGCGCTCTTCATCAGGAGGAAGATGGAGCTGAGTCCCACCTGCCAG GTGGATGTTGTGTGTGGGGACCACCTCCTGGACTGTTACCAGTCGCTACGAGAGGTTCAGAGCTCCATGGGAGATAACGCTCTACAG GATGGTCTTTTGATTCTCCACTTTGGACTGGTGCTGGCTGGTCACACGTGA
- the LOC115153147 gene encoding polycomb group RING finger protein 6-like isoform X2, translating into MEDNTTELERPGCLSVGHQSEEATPTDGSRQNRVDNDGSKDHNGTSNNVDSDSEDEPELPLNQFYPYIRCTLCCGILIDSTTITECLHTFCKSCIVKHFFYSNRCPNCSIVVHQTQPLYNIKPDRQLQDIVYKMLPHLEDMERARMIDFYKQRGLEVPKPVMASPAVPVLKNQKQRRALLPQSVFAIPPELDVSLQLEFLGAEEGIDGYKPLERRYVRVSGDATVRHVALFIRRKMELSPTCQSVAVV; encoded by the exons ATGGAGGACAACACCACGGAACTCGAAAGACCCGGTTGCTTGAGTGTCGGTCATCAGTCAGAAGAGGCGACACCAACCGATGGTAGCCGCCAGAACAGGGTCGACAACGATGGTTCGAAAGACCACAATGGGACATCCAATAATGTTGACTCGGATTCAGAGGATGAG CCTGAACTCCCTCTTAATCAATTTTACCCTTACATCCGCTGTACTCTCTGCTGCGGAATCCTCATTGATTCCACCACCATAACAGAGTGTCTGCACACTT TTTGTAAAAGCTGCATAGTGAAACACTTCTTCTACAGCAACAGGTGTCCCAATTGCAGCATTGTAGTCCACCAGACACAACCATTGTACAACATAAA ACCTGACAGACAGTTGCAAGATATTGTTTACAAGATGCTGCCACATCTGGAAGACA TGGAGAGAGCAAGGATGATTGATTTTTACAAACAGAGAGGACTGGAGGTACCTAAACCAG TGATGGCGTCCCCTGCGGTCCCTGTGCTGAAGAACCAGAAGCAGAGGAGGGCATTGCTGCCCCAGTCTGTCTTCGCCATCCCTCCTGAACTGGATGTGTCACTGCAGCTGGAGTTTTTGGG CGCGGAAGAAGGCATAGACGGCTATAAG CCTTTGGAGAGGCGGTATGTGCGAGTATCGGGGGATGCCACTGTCCGCCATGTGGCGCTCTTCATCAGGAGGAAGATGGAGCTGAGTCCCACCTGCCAG TCTGTCGCAGTGGTATGA